TAAAATTTATATCATGATTGCGGCTAATTAATTAGATCGTCCAAAGCCGTAAAAGTGTTTTTTATATCTCTATACCTTCTTTTAATGCCATCATATGCTCCGTTATTTATATCCCTAACGCTTTCTTCACAATCACCTGAAAAAACATTTGCTTTTTGAATACCATCTCCTTGGTAATTTTCGTAAAGATTACCAGCCATCCTCATAGCAAGATAACCTAATCCTGAACCATGATATCCCCCCATATATCCAGCAAAATAATTTGTAAATTCTGAAGCATTCATTTCCCCCCTGCCCGGAACTTCATAAGTATCTGGGCACTCCTTGCCAGCACCAAAATCCCATCCAGGATAGAACCCTGAAGGTATAAGATTAATTATTTTATTTAGATAGGGATGACTGTAGTTTTTGGTAGCTTTAGGAGGCATCGCATGTTTGAAGGGATTGTAAAAAGTTTGTCTTCCTCTCTTTAATATAATTTCCACTTCATTTTTACAATAATGTCTCTCTCCCCAAGGATCAACGAAGTTTATGGGATTATTTCCGCAATATGCGTAGAGGTTCATTGAGTCGATATAGCCAAGGGGGTCGCGGGAGTGGAAAACTCCGAGCTTGGGATTGTAGTATCTGGCGCGGTAATAGTACAGGCCGGACTCGCTGTCATACCGCCGGCCGGTAAACATATACGGATTCCCGACAGCGCTTTCATCCACCTTCTGGCAGTTCGGGGCTATACTGTCAATATGATCAACGCTAAACATTGTTTTTGATATTTCTCAAAAAATTGATCTTAAAAGTAATCTGCCTATCTATACTCAACGTCAATAACATAACTATCTGCCAATTTCATTTCAAAAACCAATGGAATTCCAGTTATAATCCTTAGATCATTTCCCTTTATGATTATTTTATTGATATCATAAGTGCCTACCTTTTCACTGTCATTAAGTGTATAATCAAAAACCGGACTTACACTTATATTAAATAAAGGAGTAAATTTTTTATTAAATATGTTTGATTTCACGAATTTACCTACGATAAAAATAATTTTCGCTTTTTGTTGATTGTATTCGATAGTAGAAATATCAATCCAGAGATCGTGAAGTAGATCTATGAGTTCATCGATAGTAGATATGTGATTGTTAATTCTAATCATGCCAAAAGGCCTTTATATTGACGTTTCAATCTCCATAAGAGCTATTCTTATCGTAAACGAAGGGAAAGCAAGAAAAATTTCCAGATTCCCCAAAATTCCCCAAAACCGCCAATTTGGTGAAATGCGGGTGATAGAATTTACAGAAATGAATGATGGTAGAGGTCTTAGCTATAATCAGCCGGCTGCGCAGATTCAACCTACACAATGAAAAGTACACTTTACTCACATTGGCCGAGTTTGCATATTCTGTATGCAATTCGTATTATAAACGGGACTGCCCTTTGCAGACAGTCCCGTTTTTTACGCCTTTATTATCGCTGCTGTGCCAACGTGCATTCGAGCCAGTTGGAAGCAAGCATCTTGAGGTCTAAGAGATTCACGCAGCAGTCTTCGTTGAGGTCGCCTTCAAGATAAACCGTGCAGTCCGGAGCCTGAGGCATCTGGCTTGCCGGGGTAATATCGCTTGCCGGGTATGGCAGCCTGCCGTCCCAGTTGAGTGATATATCCGCCGGCTCGCCGGAGCTGAGCGATACCTGCTGAGGTGAAACTGTCAGCCAGTCGCTGAACTCCCAGAGCCTCTCTTTGCCTGGCCTGCCGTAGCTGTGGCCGAAACGGAAATTCGCCGCTGTTACAGTGCTTCCGCCGGAACCGCAGCTCGGGCATACATCATCGATAAACAGCTCCTGACCGCCTATCTTGAACTGATTGACAGTACCCTGAATCTGCAAAGTCCCCTTATCGTTGCCGTAGCCGTTTGTTACGCTGATGCTGCAGCCTCCTATGGTGTAGCCGTTGATGTCTGCAAAGTTGTCGAAATTCGAGAAAACTCCGTTCACCTCAAGGTTTATATTACCTCCGTATTCGCCGAAAAGCAGGCTCAGGCACTCTACAGGATAGTTGAAGGTGAATTCTGCGTTAATATTATCCAGCTCGAGTTCACTGCCGGAGCCGCCTGCCTGTCCTGAGGTATCAACTGTTCCTGTGCCGCTTGTTGTGCTGCCGCTGGGAAGCCAGAAGAATTTTTTGAAATCAACATCATAGCCCTGAGTGTTGAAAGAACCGCCTACAGAATATGAGCTCGGGGATTTAACGTCTTCGAAATCAGCGCATGGAGCAGAAGAACCACCCGGCCCGCCTTGGATTGTGAAGGTATGTGTCTCGGGGTCTTGGGTGTATGGATACTGATGCACGAAACGATACTGCCCGAGAAGCCCATCATCGCCGAACAAATCAAATGAACCCAGAACATACCCGCCTGAAATATCCGGTATGTCTGTGTTGTCCAGGTCTTCTGTAACGATATTCCAGCCGAATTCAGGCATAAACACGCCCTGGCTGGTCTGTGGAGTTACAACACCGAAAGCCATATCCACAGGCTGAGAAACAAGCTCGTGGCCATCTGGATAGACCAGCGGCTCCCAGTCTTTGGCCATTGAATAGGCCTCAATTGATGTGATTTGTATATCTCCGTCGTAGTCTGGGTATGTATCCCTGATCTTTATTTCAATCTCACCGTCTGCGGTATCGCCGGCCATTCCGCTCAGCACCATTTCCTGCCAGAGGCAGCCGTCTGATACTATATTGCCCTTGTAGTCTCCATCTACCATAAGCTCTGCGCCAATCACACCTGCTACAGCTCCTGCCCAAGGAATCTTGTATCTGAGCTTAACCTGATCAGAGTTCGGATTTACGTTCATAATAAGGAAAACAGATGAGCCGCTGTCGCCGTTGCCGATTCTCAGAGCCTGATCGCCTGAGCAGTCGTATGCACCTTGAGAAATAGAGCCGTTTTCCTGATATGAATGGCTTGAACGGTCTTCCCAGAAATCAAATTCGTCTGTTTTAACCAGCGTATCCTTCCATGCAACAGCCTTGTCGTTCCAGCCGTTTTCGAGACTGGTGGTTTTCCAGCCGAATTTTGCATAGCTGTAGCCGTCTATATCAGCCGAAACGCCGAGCCAGTAAACTTCAGGATTATCTCGGGAACCCTGCTGCTCAAAGGCCTGAGATTCGGGTATATCAATTTCATACTGCCATATCCTGTTGTCCCAGCTAAGAGAGGAATTCGTGAACGGATCCCAGAAATATTCCTCCTGTACAATGCTGTACTGGCTTGCTGAAAAATCAGAGAAATCCCCTTCCCAAAGCAGCTCAAGCGGCTTTGAAGCCTCGTTATCAGGGTCGTCATCGGGGTTTTTCGGGTCATCGCCCACTGGATCATCGCTGTAGATCTTGAGATGCAGTTTCTGCACGTTCCCTGGAGGGTCGCCTTCTGCATAATCCTGATCCCATGAACCCCAGAGATAGATCTTGGTGATCGGCCCTTCCTGAGTGCATTCAAAGTCATCTGCCAAAAGCCTTGGGATATCGTCGTAGGTGTCGCATCTTATATCTGTGCCGAGCGAAGAGTCGTATGGCGGCTGGAGGTATTTTGTCTCCTGCCCGCCCGGGTATGTGAAGTAAACATCGTCATACCAAACACCGTTCCAGCCCTGAAGCACGAATTCTGTGGTTATCGTTACGTCGTTGCAGTATGGCACGGGATTGTCGGAGAGATCCCAGTCTGCGGTAATATCGGATCTTGTGAGGCTCGGAACGTGAGTATTGCTTTCTGTGATTTCCGGAGAGTTGGATGTCTGCCAGTCTATATCTGTATTGTAGCCGAGGATGTCGTAGTCTGTCCATGCTGTGTAATGCAGATCGGTTGCTGATTCAAGCTCGTCCTGATGGATCTTATAAGAGCCCACAACAAGCTGTGTCGGCCCGTCTCCCGGGTCAACAGGGTTGTCTGTTGGTGTAAGAGTGGCGATGTGTTTAATAAACCAGTGGTTGGCTGAGAAATTGAAATACCAGCCGTTGCCTTCATCATAGCCTCCCGGATTGGGGTTTGTGTAGTCGTCGTAGGTGTAGCTCTGGAAGTCTGTTCCGCCGGTATCGCGGTCTGAATCGGCCACAATAACCTCATCCGGATTGCTTCCGAGCTGGGCAGAGGAGCCGTCATCGCCCCATGCAGCTATTGCGTGCCCGCCGCTGGGACTTCCTCCCGGGGAAGTTCGCGGCCTGCTGATGCTCAAACCCACCTGCTTATAATCCCGAAGCATATTCCCTATATCCTTCGCTCCGTCAGCATTAGACCACGGAACCTTACTTTTATTCCCGTACACGTTCACAACGTTATAGGGATTGGAAGGCCACACGTTATGAGACGAGCTCAGCCACCAAGTTAGGGCTGTATCAATCCAGCCGCCGTCTTGGGTGCCATGCGTGTTTGACGGGTCTATGGTCGCCTGCCAGTTGAGCATATCGATATAGATATCTTCTGCCCGTTCCTGAATTGTCGCTCCGCTGCCGTAGCCTGCTCCTGCGAGAAGATTCGAGGCCGAGGCCATCCAGCAGCTGTTGTCTGTCGGGGGCGTGCCTGTATCAATACCTTCATTGCCCGAGATAAATTCTTTGTCAACATCGCTTGCCGGATCCCTTTGCCAGTCTGCAAAGACACTGGCGGCTAAAACTGTAATAATAATTGTGAAAATTAATTTCTTCATAATAAAACTCCTGCAAAAAAAAATTGAAATATTTCCCCTGCCTCTCGGCAGATTACGCGCATACCAGAAAGCTGATAACCCCAGAATTTCATTCGAGGTGAATCAAAGAAGTGGAACTGATACATCCTGCTCAACTCCAAGGTATAAGGATGAGGCTACCATTTTAAAAACGCATTTTCAAGTTAAATAGCTTAAAGAGGCGGATAAGAGGGAGAAAAAATAAGAAAACCGTAAATATACTTATTTCATCCGCGGGAGAAGCGTTTGGCAAGGCATACAACGAAAAGTGAAATCAAAAACGTTCCGCTGATCGCCTCGAACATCGCAACCGCCCTTGTGAAGGTGTGCGTTGCGTTTGGGTACACATCTCCGAAGCCCAGCGTGGTGAAAGTGATAACGCTGAAGTACATACTCTCGAAAAACGTACTTCCGTTCGGGGAATGGGGACACTCCAAATCACCCACGCTGAAATACAGCAGCCCGCAGGTTATGATAACAGTTAAGGCAGCGTAAATCACCCTGACGGGCTTTTCTCCATAGCCGAAGAGCAGATCGCCGAGCAGGAATTCCGGCAGAAGCTTTATCCCCTTTGCAAGCTTTGCGATTTTCTGTTTCTTATCGAGCTTAGCGAAATTTTTGCCGTAGAACCTGCCCCGCATATTGCATTTTCGTTCTTCGTAGAAACAGTCGCCGGCGAGTTTGTAGTAGCCGGCTTCGGTAGCCGCCTGCTTTACGTAGCGCCAGAATGTTTCTCCGTCGCCGGAGCATCTCCTTGCGAAGGTGATATCGTAATGGGTCGGCAGTGATTTGCCGGTGGAATAAACGCCGCTGAAATCCGCAGCGCTCATGAACAGTGATTCCTTGAAGTTCCCGCCTTTGCTGAGAAGGGTGTTGATAAATCTTGCGTCTTGAGCAAATCGGGCACGGTTGAAAAGAGCATAGCCGTGGAATTCTACTGTCCTGAACATCGCCTGAGCCCCGAATTTGCAGTCTGTAAAGGCGGCAACGCTGTAAAACTTGCAGCCGTCGAAGCCCGCCCTGCCGTGAAAGGTGCTGTCTGCGAAGCGGGTCTGCTCTTTGAAAACGGACATATTGAAAACCGCATCCTGCTTGAATACAACCCGCAGCAGCCCCTCATCATCCCATTCTGGCGCGAAAAATACGTTACCCTCGAACGTGCATTCATTCATAATGATCTTCTGGGGGAATGTGATTATTCTGCACTGCTCTTGTGCAGAGGTTTGGAGGTTTGATGTGTCGAATTTCTCCTCCTTCTCGAAGAAACGGTCAACCTCCAGATCGCCTGAAACCGTACACCTGAGAAGACTGATATCCTGCCCGTCCGCAAGGGCCTGCAAAACCTGCGAAGCGGTTAGCCGCTGATGTTCTCTTCTGAATTCCATAAGCGTATTTGAATGGAATTTAACAAAAAATTCCACAGCCATCCCATAGAAGAACAAAATATAAGATGTTTCTTTGAAAATAGCGGGGTATGAGTTACACTAATTTCAACAAACTAACCAAAAATTAGGAGTAACTCATGACACCCGCTAAGCATCAATATACAGTTCTCAAGCAGATATGCCAATATATTCCTGCTTATCTTGTTTCAAAATTATCCCGGTTTTACGGTATTGACAAGCAATCACGAACATTTTCGTGCTGGTCTCACATTGTATCTATGCTTCATGTCCAGATTGCTCACAGCCTCTCGCTGAACGACGTTGCCGACACATTGCGTAATCATTCCGGAGCTTTGATTCCTATTCGCCGTGCAACCCCACCAAGCAGGAATGGGCTTTCTCATGCAAACAGGGTTCGAGATCCTCGTATGGCAGAGACTCTCTTCTGGGAGGTGCTGTCCCATATCCAAGCCCAGCATCCTAATTTTGGCAGAGGTCATAAATACTCCGGCCTTCCAAGGCGTTTTAAGAGAGC
This window of the Sedimentisphaera salicampi genome carries:
- a CDS encoding potassium channel family protein; translated protein: MEFFVKFHSNTLMEFRREHQRLTASQVLQALADGQDISLLRCTVSGDLEVDRFFEKEEKFDTSNLQTSAQEQCRIITFPQKIIMNECTFEGNVFFAPEWDDEGLLRVVFKQDAVFNMSVFKEQTRFADSTFHGRAGFDGCKFYSVAAFTDCKFGAQAMFRTVEFHGYALFNRARFAQDARFINTLLSKGGNFKESLFMSAADFSGVYSTGKSLPTHYDITFARRCSGDGETFWRYVKQAATEAGYYKLAGDCFYEERKCNMRGRFYGKNFAKLDKKQKIAKLAKGIKLLPEFLLGDLLFGYGEKPVRVIYAALTVIITCGLLYFSVGDLECPHSPNGSTFFESMYFSVITFTTLGFGDVYPNATHTFTRAVAMFEAISGTFLISLFVVCLAKRFSRG
- a CDS encoding RHS repeat-associated core domain-containing protein codes for the protein MFSVDHIDSIAPNCQKVDESAVGNPYMFTGRRYDSESGLYYYRARYYNPKLGVFHSRDPLGYIDSMNLYAYCGNNPINFVDPWGERHYCKNEVEIILKRGRQTFYNPFKHAMPPKATKNYSHPYLNKIINLIPSGFYPGWDFGAGKECPDTYEVPGRGEMNASEFTNYFAGYMGGYHGSGLGYLAMRMAGNLYENYQGDGIQKANVFSGDCEESVRDINNGAYDGIKRRYRDIKNTFTALDDLIN